A window of the Microvirga terrae genome harbors these coding sequences:
- a CDS encoding DUF2231 domain-containing protein, whose amino-acid sequence MPSFHVPSRPSRAAVAGHTIQRLLASFPVACFILALAADIAYWRTSNLMWVEFSAWLLLAGITVGVAAAVFGALYYLVRFRTRAVRFGWPAAIGTLVVLLLAFFNNLAHAADGWTAVVPWGLTLSALTVLALLVTLWLSTSFAYGPALGEHAYD is encoded by the coding sequence ATGCCGTCGTTCCATGTTCCGTCCCGGCCGTCGCGAGCGGCGGTTGCCGGGCATACGATCCAGAGATTGCTGGCGTCGTTTCCCGTCGCGTGCTTCATCCTCGCGCTCGCCGCCGACATCGCCTATTGGCGCACGTCGAACCTGATGTGGGTGGAGTTCTCCGCCTGGCTCCTGCTCGCGGGAATCACCGTCGGGGTGGCGGCGGCCGTCTTCGGGGCGCTCTATTATCTGGTCCGCTTTCGGACCCGGGCCGTGCGGTTCGGCTGGCCGGCCGCCATCGGCACCCTCGTGGTCCTGCTCCTGGCCTTCTTCAACAACCTGGCCCATGCGGCCGACGGCTGGACGGCGGTCGTGCCCTGGGGCCTGACCCTGTCGGCCCTCACGGTGCTGGCCCTGCTCGTCACGCTCTGGCTCAGCACGTCGTTCGCCTATGGACCTGCCCTGGGAGAGCACGCCTATGACTGA
- a CDS encoding PQQ-dependent sugar dehydrogenase — MTDRFRVRPFSALAGPCLLVLALAGCNDGNGTFDIASQIGPDPVLPVPSTELLPDLKVAEVVGWKDGQAPKAPQGMTVTAYARDLVSPRLVRTLPNGDVLVVQSRAPEGKPLSRPKDYIRQWIMAIAKGDSGGPKKESNLITLLRDTNRDGTVDERHDLLKGLNSPFGVVWHEDILYVAAADAILAYPYRLGETAITAAPRVLAPLPGGPINHHWTKDLALSPDGRFLYASVGSNSNAGERGLEAEKGRAAIWQVDRATGLSRVFASGLRNPNGLTFHPETGVLWTVVNERDELGPNLVPDYLTSVQENAFYGWPWSYFGNHVDERVHPPRPDMVQKAVKPDYALSSHVAALGLTFSMNSTLPEPYRRGAFIGEHGSWNRTAFNGYKVVYVPFENGRPSGKAQDVVTGFIEGDQARGRPVGVTIDGTGALLVADDTGNVVWRVAASTPAPSQ, encoded by the coding sequence ATGACTGATCGATTCCGCGTCCGGCCCTTTTCCGCGCTCGCGGGACCGTGCCTCCTGGTTCTGGCGCTCGCCGGCTGCAACGACGGCAACGGAACCTTCGACATCGCGAGCCAGATCGGCCCCGACCCGGTCCTGCCGGTGCCCAGCACGGAGCTCTTGCCCGACCTGAAGGTCGCCGAGGTGGTCGGCTGGAAGGACGGACAGGCGCCGAAGGCGCCCCAGGGGATGACCGTGACGGCCTACGCCCGGGACCTGGTCAGCCCGCGCTTGGTGCGCACCCTGCCGAACGGCGACGTGCTCGTCGTCCAGTCGCGGGCGCCGGAGGGCAAGCCGCTGTCGCGGCCCAAGGACTACATCCGGCAATGGATCATGGCCATCGCCAAGGGCGACAGCGGCGGGCCGAAGAAGGAGAGCAACCTGATCACGCTGTTGCGCGACACCAACCGCGACGGCACGGTCGACGAGCGCCACGATCTGCTGAAGGGACTGAACTCGCCCTTCGGGGTGGTCTGGCACGAGGACATTCTCTACGTGGCCGCCGCCGACGCGATCCTGGCCTATCCCTACCGGCTCGGCGAGACCGCGATCACGGCCGCCCCCCGGGTGCTGGCGCCGTTGCCCGGCGGGCCGATCAACCATCATTGGACCAAGGACCTGGCCCTGAGCCCCGACGGCCGGTTCCTCTACGCGTCGGTGGGCTCCAACTCGAATGCGGGCGAGCGCGGGCTCGAGGCCGAGAAGGGCCGGGCCGCCATCTGGCAGGTGGACCGCGCCACCGGCCTGTCCCGCGTCTTCGCGTCGGGCCTGCGCAATCCCAACGGGTTGACGTTCCATCCCGAGACCGGCGTTCTCTGGACGGTGGTGAACGAACGCGACGAGCTCGGCCCCAACCTCGTGCCGGACTACCTGACCTCCGTGCAGGAGAACGCCTTCTACGGCTGGCCGTGGAGCTATTTCGGCAATCACGTGGACGAGCGCGTGCACCCGCCGCGCCCGGACATGGTGCAGAAGGCGGTGAAGCCCGATTACGCGCTCTCGAGCCACGTGGCGGCGCTCGGCCTGACCTTCTCGATGAATTCCACCCTGCCGGAGCCCTACCGGAGAGGCGCGTTCATCGGCGAGCACGGGAGCTGGAACCGCACCGCGTTCAACGGCTACAAGGTGGTCTACGTGCCGTTCGAGAACGGCCGCCCGTCCGGCAAGGCGCAGGACGTGGTCACCGGGTTCATCGAGGGCGACCAGGCCCGCGGCCGACCCGTGGGCGTGACCATCGACGGGACCGGCGCCCTCCTGGTCGCCGACGACACGGGCAACGTCGTGTGGCGCGTGGCGGCGAGCACCCCGGCTCCGAGCCAGTAA
- a CDS encoding penicillin acylase family protein, giving the protein MGALTGTARLMPYVGLLLASTAIPAVADMSSAVRTTSQQVKGLQAPAEIIVDHWGIPHIYTANQHDTFFMQGYNAARDRLWQIDLWRKRGLGLLAKDFGPDYAEQDRAARMFLYRGDMDKEWAAYGPNAKTYTEAFVAGVNAFVQEVRDGTRPAPAEFRIAGTQPDLWKPEDVVRIRSHGLTRNVASEVRRAQVACAAGLDADRLRTKFEPEWQTKVPAGLDPCSIPKDVLKDYELGTKDVSFVAPQKKASLDTHEDFLNEAMANIDRIGSNNWVVSGSRTATGRPILANDPHRAHGVPSLRYIVHLNAPGMSVIGAGEPALPGVSIGHNGKIAFGLTIFAIDQEDLYVYELNPANANQYRFRDGWEDMRVVRETIEVKGEQPRNVDLLFTRHGPVLSKDDAGQRAFAMRSVWFDPGTSAYFGSSDYMTAQNWNGFLEAMNRWGAPSENQVYADTDGNIGWVPGGLTPRRASYDGLMPVPGDGRYEWEGFIPLADLPKEYNPAQGFFATANQNNLPPGYPVNERRIGFDQWADPARFERITEVLKAKPKFTLADAMDLQNDDTSMLGRRLVALVKPLRSEDPKQRAALELLQNWDARETADSAGAALFEVWTSKHLGRATVAATTPEAARAIIGNGSLSAVVDYLEKPDQALGADQATARDRVLLQSLTAAADEVGKLLGDDMAQWKWGNLHQAEFSHALKPLADKATQAQMTVGPLVMGGGNNVPHAAGYSTSTFKVTSGASFRMVLDVGNWDASRAINTPGQSGNPYSPHYRDLAPLWATGDYVPLVYSRDAVEKAASERLQLTP; this is encoded by the coding sequence ATGGGAGCTTTGACCGGAACCGCACGCCTGATGCCGTATGTGGGCCTTCTGCTCGCCAGCACGGCCATTCCGGCCGTAGCCGACATGTCGAGCGCCGTCCGGACCACGTCGCAGCAGGTGAAGGGCCTGCAGGCGCCGGCGGAAATCATCGTCGATCACTGGGGCATCCCGCACATCTATACGGCCAACCAGCACGACACCTTCTTCATGCAGGGCTACAATGCGGCCCGCGACCGGCTCTGGCAGATCGACCTGTGGCGCAAGCGCGGCCTCGGCCTGCTGGCGAAGGATTTCGGCCCCGATTATGCGGAGCAGGACCGGGCCGCCCGCATGTTCCTCTATCGCGGCGACATGGACAAGGAATGGGCCGCCTACGGGCCCAACGCCAAGACCTACACGGAAGCCTTCGTGGCCGGCGTGAACGCGTTCGTCCAGGAGGTCCGGGACGGCACGCGGCCGGCGCCGGCGGAGTTCAGGATCGCCGGGACGCAGCCCGATCTGTGGAAGCCTGAGGACGTGGTCCGCATCCGCAGCCACGGCCTGACCCGCAACGTGGCCTCCGAGGTGCGGCGCGCGCAGGTCGCCTGCGCGGCCGGCCTCGACGCCGACCGCCTGCGCACCAAGTTCGAGCCCGAGTGGCAGACGAAGGTCCCGGCCGGCCTCGACCCGTGCTCCATCCCCAAGGACGTGCTGAAGGATTACGAACTCGGCACCAAGGACGTCTCGTTCGTGGCCCCGCAGAAGAAGGCCTCCCTGGACACCCATGAGGACTTCCTCAACGAGGCGATGGCCAACATCGACCGGATCGGGTCGAACAACTGGGTCGTGTCGGGCTCCCGGACGGCCACGGGCCGGCCGATCCTGGCGAACGATCCGCACCGCGCCCACGGGGTGCCGTCCCTCCGCTACATCGTGCATCTGAACGCGCCCGGCATGTCGGTGATCGGTGCCGGCGAGCCGGCGCTGCCGGGCGTCTCCATCGGGCATAACGGGAAGATCGCCTTCGGGTTGACGATCTTCGCCATCGACCAGGAGGACCTCTACGTCTACGAGCTCAACCCGGCCAATGCCAACCAGTACAGGTTCCGCGACGGCTGGGAGGACATGAGGGTGGTGCGCGAGACCATCGAGGTGAAGGGCGAGCAGCCGCGCAATGTCGATCTGCTCTTCACGCGCCACGGGCCGGTTCTGTCGAAGGACGATGCCGGCCAGCGGGCCTTCGCCATGCGGTCGGTCTGGTTCGATCCCGGCACCTCGGCGTATTTCGGCTCGTCGGACTACATGACGGCCCAGAACTGGAACGGCTTCCTCGAGGCCATGAACCGCTGGGGCGCTCCGTCCGAGAACCAGGTCTACGCAGACACGGACGGCAATATCGGCTGGGTCCCGGGCGGCCTCACGCCGAGGCGCGCGAGCTATGACGGCCTGATGCCCGTGCCGGGCGACGGGCGCTACGAGTGGGAGGGCTTCATCCCCCTGGCCGACCTGCCCAAGGAGTACAACCCGGCTCAGGGCTTCTTCGCGACCGCCAACCAGAACAACCTGCCGCCGGGTTATCCGGTGAACGAGCGCCGGATCGGCTTCGACCAATGGGCCGATCCTGCCCGGTTCGAGCGCATCACGGAGGTGCTGAAGGCGAAGCCGAAATTCACCCTGGCCGACGCCATGGACCTGCAGAACGACGACACGAGCATGCTCGGCCGCAGGCTCGTGGCCCTGGTGAAGCCGCTCCGGTCCGAGGACCCGAAGCAGCGGGCCGCGCTCGAGCTGCTGCAGAACTGGGACGCCCGGGAGACGGCCGACAGCGCCGGCGCGGCCCTGTTCGAGGTCTGGACCAGCAAGCATCTCGGCCGCGCCACGGTGGCCGCGACCACGCCCGAGGCGGCGCGCGCCATCATCGGGAACGGCAGCCTCTCGGCGGTGGTCGACTACCTGGAGAAGCCCGACCAGGCTCTCGGGGCCGATCAGGCGACGGCCCGGGACAGGGTTCTGCTCCAGAGTCTCACGGCGGCGGCCGACGAGGTCGGCAAGCTTCTCGGCGACGACATGGCGCAATGGAAGTGGGGCAACCTGCACCAGGCCGAGTTCAGCCACGCCCTGAAGCCGCTGGCCGACAAGGCCACCCAGGCGCAGATGACCGTCGGGCCGCTGGTGATGGGCGGCGGCAACAACGTGCCGCACGCGGCGGGCTACAGCACGTCCACGTTCAAGGTGACGTCCGGGGCCTCGTTCCGCATGGTGCTCGATGTGGGCAACTGGGATGCCAGCCGGGCCATCAACACGCCCGGCCAGTCGGGCAACCCCTACAGCCCGCATTATCGCGATCTCGCGCCGCTCTGGGCGACCGGCGATTACGTGCCGCTGGTCTATTCTCGGGACGCGGTGGAGAAGGCCGCGAGCGAGCGCCTCCAGCTGACGCCTTAG